The Caldicoprobacter guelmensis genome includes a region encoding these proteins:
- a CDS encoding YebC/PmpR family DNA-binding transcriptional regulator, with translation MAGHSKWANIKHKKEKTDAQKGKLFTKLGREIAVAVKEGGSNPETNPRLRDAIAKAKAANMPSENIMRTIKKAAGELEAVNYEEVMYEGYGPHGVAIIVEALTDNRNRTASDVRHIFERHGGNLGAAGCVAWMFDRKGLLVIEKNGNINEEELMMQALEAGAEDISDEGEVFEIITAPSDFSEVREQLEKAGYSFVTAEIAMIPQNYVELDEEAANKVMNLVEKLEDHDDVQNVFTNLRMD, from the coding sequence ATGGCTGGACATTCAAAATGGGCAAACATCAAGCACAAGAAGGAAAAGACTGATGCACAAAAGGGCAAGCTGTTTACCAAGCTTGGCAGGGAGATTGCCGTGGCTGTTAAAGAGGGAGGCAGCAACCCTGAGACAAATCCCCGGCTGCGAGACGCTATAGCCAAGGCTAAAGCGGCCAACATGCCCAGCGAAAACATAATGAGAACGATAAAGAAAGCCGCTGGTGAGTTGGAGGCGGTAAACTATGAGGAAGTCATGTATGAAGGGTATGGCCCACATGGAGTGGCTATAATTGTCGAGGCGCTTACTGACAACAGGAACAGGACAGCCAGCGATGTGAGGCACATATTTGAACGCCATGGGGGTAACTTAGGAGCTGCCGGATGTGTGGCCTGGATGTTTGACCGAAAGGGCTTGTTGGTCATAGAGAAAAATGGGAATATAAATGAAGAAGAACTTATGATGCAGGCTTTAGAGGCCGGTGCAGAAGATATATCCGATGAGGGGGAAGTGTTTGAAATCATTACGGCTCCGTCGGATTTTTCCGAAGTGAGGGAACAGCTTGAAAAAGCGGGGTATTCATTTGTAACCGCTGAGATAGCCATGATTCCTCAAAATTATGTTGAGCTGGATGAAGAGGCTGCAAATAAGGTGATGAATCTCGTTGAAAAGCTGGAAGACCATGACGATGTACAAAACGTATTTACTAATTTGAGGATGGACTGA
- a CDS encoding alpha-mannosidase codes for MKNKKLSMIGHAHIDPVWLWQWQEGFQEVKATFRSALDRMKEYPEFKFISSSAAFYEWVEKNDPEMFEEIKKRVEEGRWAIVGGWWVEPDCNIPCGESFIRHALYGQRYFKKKFGKVAKVGFNPDSFGHNGMLPQLLKVGGIKYYVFMRPMPNEKGLPSRIFWWESDDGSRVLTFRIPYEYLTWKGNVEGHVRRCAGELKEPYTHLMCFYGVGNHGGGPTKENIESIYELSKREDMPQLVFSTPEEFFAEIEKSGIEFPVVHDDLQYHSVGCYSAHSGVKKWNRESENLLIKAEKFSALADILTGQPYPDDFEKAWKDVLFCQFHDILAGTSLEEAYEDVRNMYGEAMAIAGRNLNYAVQSISWKIDIPLDENMRPIVVFNPHSWDCAVPIEVELGNLGSEFSLLDDDGKEVAVQRIKPHAASNGRYRISFVADLPSMGYRTYRLFNKKATVRFDNIKANTYCMENGRLRLEIDPETGYISSLYDKIMGVEVFKGQAAVPVVLEDNSDTWSHNVVRYDREIGRFKLDSIRLVEQGPVMSTISVKYSYGSSTLIQNFTLYSQLNEVDVKVTVDWREQFKLLKIKFPFNLVFRQNTFEIPYGCITRCDDGREQPGQSWVDVTGIIPGTSVRYGVTIINDCKYSFDVSNNVLSMTVLRSPVYANHDPYKPCAEEYYSFIDQGLQHFSYKILPHDGGWEEAGTVKKAALFNQRPVALIETYHEGALPQKMSFLAVDVDNVVVEVVKKAEDDDDIVIRCREVHGLNTKATVFFRSLNRDIEAEFRPYEIKTFKVPRDLSKPVVETNALEWVEQC; via the coding sequence ATGAAGAACAAAAAGCTTAGCATGATAGGACATGCTCACATTGATCCAGTGTGGCTATGGCAGTGGCAAGAGGGTTTTCAGGAAGTGAAGGCTACATTTCGTTCGGCTTTGGACAGGATGAAAGAATACCCGGAATTTAAGTTTATCTCAAGCTCGGCTGCTTTTTACGAATGGGTAGAGAAAAATGACCCAGAGATGTTTGAGGAGATCAAAAAGCGCGTGGAAGAGGGACGTTGGGCTATAGTAGGGGGTTGGTGGGTAGAGCCAGATTGCAATATTCCCTGTGGTGAATCATTTATAAGGCACGCGCTGTATGGACAGAGGTATTTTAAGAAAAAGTTTGGGAAAGTAGCTAAAGTGGGGTTCAATCCCGATAGTTTTGGGCACAACGGTATGCTCCCACAGCTCCTGAAGGTAGGCGGTATAAAGTATTATGTGTTTATGAGGCCTATGCCTAATGAGAAGGGCCTGCCCAGCAGGATATTTTGGTGGGAGTCGGATGATGGCAGCAGGGTTCTGACATTCCGTATTCCGTACGAGTATCTTACCTGGAAGGGGAATGTGGAGGGGCATGTAAGGCGTTGCGCAGGTGAACTGAAAGAACCCTATACCCATTTGATGTGCTTTTATGGCGTGGGCAACCATGGGGGTGGCCCCACAAAGGAGAATATAGAGAGTATATATGAGCTGTCCAAGAGGGAAGACATGCCACAGCTGGTGTTTAGCACTCCTGAGGAGTTTTTTGCCGAGATAGAAAAATCAGGCATTGAATTTCCTGTAGTACATGATGACCTGCAATACCATTCGGTAGGGTGCTACAGCGCCCATTCAGGAGTTAAAAAATGGAACAGGGAATCGGAAAATTTGCTGATTAAGGCCGAAAAGTTTTCAGCCCTTGCTGATATTTTAACAGGGCAACCCTATCCCGATGATTTCGAAAAGGCGTGGAAGGACGTGCTTTTCTGTCAGTTCCATGATATCCTCGCCGGGACTAGCCTGGAAGAAGCCTATGAAGATGTGCGAAATATGTATGGTGAGGCCATGGCCATTGCCGGTCGAAACCTCAATTACGCGGTACAGTCAATTTCCTGGAAGATCGACATACCTTTGGATGAAAATATGCGGCCAATAGTGGTCTTCAACCCCCATTCGTGGGATTGTGCAGTGCCCATTGAGGTGGAACTGGGGAATTTAGGCAGTGAGTTTAGCCTATTGGATGATGATGGCAAAGAGGTTGCTGTTCAAAGGATAAAGCCGCATGCTGCTTCCAACGGTAGGTACAGGATTAGCTTTGTGGCTGACCTTCCGTCTATGGGCTATAGGACATACAGGTTATTCAATAAAAAAGCCACAGTACGGTTTGACAACATTAAAGCAAATACATATTGTATGGAAAACGGCAGACTACGGCTAGAGATAGACCCGGAGACGGGATATATTAGCAGCCTGTATGATAAGATAATGGGAGTTGAGGTATTCAAAGGTCAGGCGGCAGTGCCGGTTGTCTTGGAAGACAACTCTGATACTTGGAGTCACAACGTGGTAAGGTATGATAGAGAAATAGGAAGGTTTAAGTTGGATAGCATAAGGCTTGTGGAACAGGGGCCTGTCATGAGCACCATTAGCGTGAAATACTCTTATGGTAGCTCTACCCTTATTCAGAACTTTACTTTATATAGTCAGCTTAATGAGGTGGATGTTAAGGTCACAGTTGACTGGCGAGAGCAGTTTAAGCTCCTTAAGATAAAATTTCCTTTCAATTTGGTATTCAGACAGAATACCTTCGAGATCCCTTATGGGTGTATAACGAGGTGCGACGATGGTAGGGAGCAGCCAGGACAGTCATGGGTGGATGTGACCGGTATAATACCTGGTACATCTGTACGGTATGGTGTAACCATAATAAATGACTGCAAGTACAGCTTTGACGTGTCCAATAATGTATTGAGCATGACTGTACTGAGAAGTCCTGTATACGCAAACCACGATCCATATAAGCCTTGTGCTGAGGAATATTATTCATTTATAGATCAAGGCTTACAGCATTTTAGTTACAAGATACTTCCTCATGATGGTGGTTGGGAAGAGGCTGGTACTGTTAAGAAAGCAGCGCTTTTTAACCAAAGGCCGGTGGCCCTCATTGAAACATATCATGAGGGTGCGTTGCCACAGAAGATGTCCTTCTTGGCTGTTGACGTTGACAATGTAGTTGTGGAAGTTGTGAAGAAGGCAGAGGATGACGATGATATAGTGATAAGGTGCAGAGAGGTCCATGGGCTTAATACCAAAGCGACAGTATTTTTCCGTAGCCTAAATAGGGACATAGAGGCTGAGTTTAGACCATACGAGATTAAGACGTTCAAGGTTCCTAGGGATTTATCCAAGCCGGTTGTTGAGACAAACGCTTTAGAATGGGTGGAACAATGTTGA
- a CDS encoding MBL fold metallo-hydrolase: MKLLNNFFQVAGPALSHRFDATAYLLDGGKELLLIDCGTPEGYNDCISNIRKLGYNPADISFILGTHGHYDHVGAAALFKRDFGCKLYLHEADAQRVIDGDGLKTTAWLLYGSSFPPCAVDGFLKDGDVFKYDNFTLEVLHTPGHTPGSVCYILTIQGIRVLIAGDTIYGGFSMHIGSSEERWRESLDKICSHHFDAMVIGHSNPVLLADADARLRDARASFANYYNPWFKNFKDEYKY, encoded by the coding sequence ATGAAACTGCTAAACAATTTTTTCCAAGTTGCGGGACCGGCGTTGTCGCACAGGTTTGATGCAACTGCTTATTTGCTAGACGGTGGCAAGGAGCTGCTGCTCATCGATTGTGGTACCCCGGAGGGTTACAATGATTGCATCAGTAACATTAGGAAGTTAGGCTATAACCCGGCGGATATATCCTTTATATTAGGAACCCATGGGCATTATGACCATGTGGGAGCAGCTGCCTTGTTTAAAAGGGATTTTGGATGCAAGTTATATCTTCATGAGGCAGACGCCCAGCGTGTAATTGACGGTGATGGTCTTAAGACCACTGCTTGGCTTTTGTATGGCTCGTCTTTTCCACCGTGCGCTGTGGACGGGTTTTTAAAGGATGGCGATGTATTCAAGTATGATAACTTTACCCTTGAGGTCCTTCACACTCCCGGACATACCCCTGGCAGCGTATGTTATATCTTGACCATTCAGGGCATTCGAGTGCTTATAGCAGGGGATACCATTTATGGGGGTTTTAGTATGCATATAGGCTCTAGCGAAGAACGATGGCGTGAGAGCCTTGATAAGATATGCAGCCATCATTTTGATGCCATGGTAATAGGCCATTCAAATCCCGTGTTGCTGGCCGATGCTGATGCCAGGCTCCGAGACGCAAGGGCATCATTTGCAAATTACTACAATCCCTGGTTTAAAAATTTCAAAGATGAGTACAAATATTGA
- a CDS encoding ribonucleoside triphosphate reductase, whose amino-acid sequence MITHIRKRDGRIEKFQPEKITWAIFKAAMACGGNDFNRAQELCRQVVDIANLKFGDRIPEVEEIQDIVEKVLIENGHAQTAKAYILYREKRRNARNLNALIGATIEMFSNYLGDKDWQIKENANTHKSVNGLNNYVREVFTKNYWLHEIYPQEVREAHESGDLHIHDLGFFGPYCAGWDLRQLLLEGFGGVPGKVESKPAKHLRSFLGQIVNSTFTTQGETAGAQAWSSIDTYCAPFIRYDNMTYTQVRQCIQEFIFNINVPTRVGFQCPFSNLTFDIKVPSTLRDQPVIIGGQMMDKTYGEFQEEMDMFNRAFCDVMLEGDAKGRVFTFPIPTINVTRDFDWNSPVVEDFMKITCKYGIPYFANYVNSDLSPEDAVSMCCRLRLDITELRKRGGGLFGSNPMTGSIGVVTINLPRIGYLSSSESEFKSRLWRQVQIAKTALEIKRKVIEQQSENGLYPYSTHYLRHIKERTGQYWYNHFSTIGIVGMNEALLNFMGKDITTPEGQAFAIEIMHYLRSLLVELQKETGHFYNLEATPAEATAYRLARLDKSRYPDIITAGNDETPYYTNSTQLPVGYTDDIFEVVALQDELQSLYTGGTVLHLYLGEQIEDTQVAKKLIQKIFTHSKIPYISITPTFSICNQHGYIKGEHFKCPRCGTETEVWSRVTGYLRPVQNYNPGKKREYLDRKKFKIREEAL is encoded by the coding sequence ATGATAACCCATATTCGCAAGCGAGACGGAAGGATTGAGAAATTTCAGCCTGAAAAAATTACCTGGGCAATATTTAAGGCTGCCATGGCATGCGGTGGTAATGATTTTAACAGAGCACAAGAGCTGTGCCGCCAGGTGGTCGACATTGCAAACCTCAAATTTGGCGATAGAATCCCCGAAGTTGAGGAGATACAGGACATTGTGGAAAAGGTACTCATAGAAAACGGGCATGCTCAAACGGCAAAGGCATACATACTGTATCGTGAGAAGCGAAGGAATGCACGAAATCTAAACGCATTGATCGGTGCCACCATCGAGATGTTTTCCAATTATCTTGGGGATAAAGATTGGCAGATAAAAGAGAACGCCAACACCCACAAGAGCGTAAACGGCCTTAATAATTACGTGCGCGAGGTGTTTACAAAAAATTACTGGCTCCATGAAATTTACCCCCAAGAGGTAAGGGAGGCACACGAGAGCGGCGACCTCCATATCCACGACCTGGGATTTTTCGGTCCGTATTGCGCCGGTTGGGACCTGCGCCAGCTGCTACTTGAGGGATTCGGCGGCGTGCCGGGCAAGGTGGAAAGCAAGCCTGCCAAACACTTGCGATCGTTTTTGGGACAGATAGTGAACTCCACGTTCACTACCCAGGGTGAGACTGCAGGGGCTCAGGCCTGGTCCAGCATTGACACCTACTGTGCCCCTTTCATCCGCTATGACAACATGACCTACACTCAGGTGCGTCAATGCATTCAAGAGTTCATATTCAACATCAATGTTCCTACCCGTGTGGGATTCCAGTGCCCCTTTTCTAACCTGACTTTTGACATCAAGGTCCCCTCCACCCTCCGGGACCAGCCTGTCATAATAGGCGGACAGATGATGGATAAGACTTACGGCGAATTCCAGGAAGAGATGGACATGTTCAACAGGGCTTTTTGCGACGTAATGCTGGAAGGCGATGCAAAGGGTAGGGTATTTACCTTCCCTATTCCCACCATCAACGTAACCCGTGACTTCGACTGGAACAGCCCGGTGGTTGAAGATTTTATGAAGATAACCTGCAAGTATGGCATACCCTACTTTGCCAACTACGTAAACTCTGACTTATCCCCCGAGGATGCGGTATCCATGTGCTGCCGCTTGAGGTTGGACATAACCGAACTAAGGAAACGGGGCGGCGGCCTCTTTGGCAGCAATCCTATGACCGGATCAATTGGAGTGGTAACCATAAACCTCCCCAGAATAGGGTATCTGTCTTCCTCCGAGAGCGAGTTTAAATCCCGCCTATGGAGGCAGGTACAGATCGCCAAGACCGCCCTGGAGATCAAGAGAAAGGTCATCGAACAGCAATCCGAAAATGGGCTTTACCCTTACTCCACACACTATCTGCGCCACATAAAAGAGCGCACGGGACAGTACTGGTACAACCACTTCAGCACCATAGGCATTGTAGGCATGAATGAGGCCCTTTTAAATTTCATGGGAAAGGATATCACCACACCAGAAGGTCAGGCCTTTGCCATAGAGATAATGCACTATTTACGCAGCCTTTTGGTAGAGCTGCAAAAGGAGACAGGTCATTTCTATAACTTGGAAGCCACCCCAGCCGAGGCCACAGCCTACCGCCTGGCCAGACTGGACAAAAGCAGGTATCCCGACATCATAACCGCAGGCAATGACGAGACACCCTACTACACCAACTCGACTCAGCTTCCAGTGGGCTATACCGATGATATATTCGAGGTAGTAGCTTTGCAGGACGAGTTACAATCGCTGTACACCGGCGGAACGGTGCTTCACCTTTACCTGGGAGAGCAGATTGAGGATACCCAAGTGGCTAAAAAGCTCATACAAAAGATTTTTACCCATTCCAAAATACCCTATATATCCATCACACCGACCTTCAGCATTTGCAACCAGCACGGGTATATAAAGGGAGAGCATTTTAAATGCCCTCGTTGTGGAACCGAAACCGAGGTATGGTCAAGGGTTACGGGCTATTTAAGGCCGGTGCAAAACTACAACCCCGGCAAAAAACGCGAGTACCTTGACCGAAAAAAATTCAAGATACGGGAAGAGGCGCTATGA
- a CDS encoding anaerobic ribonucleoside-triphosphate reductase activating protein, with the protein MRIASIQKNSFVDYPSNIVAVVFTPGCNLNCYFCHNRHILDTENIDVTYDVDNVMEFLKSRRLFLDGVVISGGEPTLQPDLEEFVARIKELGYLVKLDTNGTHPHVLKRLIKKDLLDYIAMDIKAPFERYNELCGVEVNVASIQQSIEIIMNGKVDYEFRTTFVPDLNKDDILKIAQTIKGARRYVLQQFRMPQTKIEMRDIRLFRSPHPPEVFAEIISEIASVVEVCLTRGVE; encoded by the coding sequence ATGAGGATAGCTAGCATACAAAAGAATTCATTTGTGGATTACCCAAGTAATATCGTTGCAGTCGTGTTCACCCCTGGATGTAACCTAAACTGCTACTTTTGCCACAATCGCCACATTCTTGACACCGAAAACATCGATGTTACATACGATGTAGACAATGTAATGGAGTTTTTAAAGTCCCGACGTTTATTCCTTGACGGGGTAGTAATAAGCGGCGGGGAGCCCACCCTTCAGCCTGACCTAGAAGAATTTGTCGCCAGGATAAAAGAATTAGGCTACCTGGTTAAACTTGACACCAACGGTACCCATCCCCACGTGCTGAAAAGGCTAATAAAAAAGGATTTGTTAGACTACATCGCCATGGATATAAAAGCCCCATTTGAGAGGTATAACGAACTCTGTGGAGTAGAAGTTAACGTTGCCAGTATACAACAAAGCATAGAGATAATAATGAACGGAAAAGTAGATTATGAGTTCCGCACCACTTTTGTACCTGATCTTAATAAGGATGACATACTTAAAATCGCTCAAACCATAAAAGGCGCAAGGCGGTATGTGCTGCAGCAGTTCAGAATGCCCCAAACAAAAATAGAAATGAGAGATATACGCCTTTTTCGCTCCCCACATCCCCCTGAAGTCTTTGCTGAAATAATATCCGAGATAGCCTCAGTGGTGGAGGTATGCCTCACCCGCGGGGTGGAGTAA
- a CDS encoding DUF134 domain-containing protein, with the protein MARPVKWRRVEFIPNVRHFIPEGVRNSTVEENLLQIEELEALRLKDLEGLEQEACAERMGVSRQTFQRILNSARQKVADSLVNGKAIRIGGGYFTRNVCQVYCRQCMAQWDESYENFSKTKEGGYTCPHCGSNEVACHVPPGQGRGFCYGHCWRYGQRG; encoded by the coding sequence ATGGCAAGACCTGTAAAATGGCGAAGGGTGGAGTTCATTCCTAATGTCAGGCACTTTATTCCCGAAGGTGTGCGCAACAGTACAGTTGAGGAGAACTTACTGCAGATAGAGGAGCTGGAAGCCCTGCGTTTAAAGGATTTAGAAGGATTGGAGCAGGAGGCCTGTGCTGAAAGGATGGGTGTTTCACGTCAGACCTTTCAGCGCATTTTGAACAGCGCTCGCCAAAAGGTGGCTGATTCGTTGGTCAATGGCAAAGCTATAAGGATTGGGGGCGGGTATTTTACCCGAAATGTATGCCAGGTTTACTGCAGGCAGTGCATGGCCCAGTGGGATGAAAGCTATGAGAATTTTTCTAAGACAAAAGAGGGGGGTTATACATGCCCACATTGCGGTTCAAATGAGGTGGCGTGCCATGTGCCTCCTGGACAGGGCAGAGGGTTTTGTTATGGCCATTGTTGGAGGTACGGGCAGAGGGGATGA
- a CDS encoding sodium-translocating pyrophosphatase: MFWVYAAIVVSIASFVLAGYLYSWVKKQPGGNKEAEEIASLIRRGASAFLRREYKILAVFASVVAVLILLFLPHPIWKSNFWTNFRMAITFLFGASLSATAGKIGMDIATIANLKSAVASKKGIAPAFGVAFKGGAVMGMAVVGCSLFGASILYLLTNDPNTVLSFSFGASTLALFAKAGGGIYTKTADVSADLVGKVELGIPEDDPRNPAVIADNVGDNVGDVAGMGADLFDSNIASIAAAMVIGLSLGQQHLVFCYATLGLFASILGVLFIGMGKHKDPGRALNTGTYITTVLYAVLTLVVSLAFNYDLRIWGATMVGLVVAVIIGITSDYFTGDGKKPVEKVAKASSIGPAFTILSGFSYGLLSCFPALLGIGFSALVAYKLCEPMGASYAMFGISMAAIGMLSIVGMIISNDAFGPIVDNARGLVEMAKMGDEALVVSDELDAAGNTAKAITKGFAIGAAGLTVIALLGAYRETVMNVTGSDISFNIMNPLVFFGIMVGLAVPAVFSAMLMLGVDRNAERMVAEIHRQFETIPGLKEGREGVRPEYEKCIDIATIGAIKELIPAGLMAIVVTLIVGFIGGIHAIGGFLTGNIVSGLFLALLMANSGGLWDNSKKYIETGVYGGKGSDAHKAAVIGDTVGDPFKDTAGPSLNTQVTVVSLISSLAATLFIAFSLF, translated from the coding sequence GTGTTTTGGGTTTATGCAGCTATCGTAGTTTCAATTGCTTCTTTTGTGCTTGCAGGATACCTGTATTCCTGGGTAAAAAAGCAGCCAGGCGGCAATAAAGAAGCCGAAGAGATAGCGTCCCTTATAAGACGCGGGGCCAGTGCCTTTCTGAGAAGGGAGTACAAAATACTGGCTGTGTTTGCTTCGGTGGTGGCAGTACTCATCTTGCTTTTCTTGCCCCATCCTATTTGGAAGAGCAACTTCTGGACAAACTTCAGAATGGCTATTACTTTCTTGTTTGGTGCTTCTCTGTCTGCAACCGCTGGTAAGATCGGTATGGATATTGCCACTATTGCCAATTTAAAGTCGGCTGTAGCTTCCAAGAAGGGTATAGCTCCTGCTTTTGGAGTGGCATTCAAAGGCGGAGCTGTTATGGGTATGGCTGTGGTTGGCTGCAGCTTGTTTGGCGCTTCAATATTGTATCTTCTTACTAATGATCCTAATACTGTATTGAGCTTTAGCTTTGGTGCAAGCACTTTAGCCCTGTTTGCCAAGGCCGGTGGTGGGATTTATACCAAAACTGCTGACGTAAGCGCCGACTTAGTAGGAAAGGTAGAGCTTGGCATACCGGAAGATGACCCCAGAAATCCTGCTGTAATAGCTGATAATGTAGGCGATAATGTCGGTGATGTGGCCGGAATGGGTGCTGACTTGTTTGACTCCAATATCGCTTCCATAGCTGCTGCTATGGTTATAGGTCTATCACTTGGGCAGCAACACCTGGTGTTCTGTTATGCTACACTGGGATTGTTTGCCTCTATATTGGGTGTGCTGTTTATAGGTATGGGCAAGCACAAAGACCCAGGCAGAGCTTTGAATACCGGTACCTATATCACCACCGTATTGTATGCGGTTTTGACCCTTGTGGTATCGCTGGCTTTTAATTATGATTTGCGCATATGGGGTGCTACGATGGTAGGGCTTGTGGTTGCCGTCATTATAGGTATTACTTCAGACTATTTCACAGGGGACGGCAAAAAGCCTGTGGAGAAAGTGGCTAAGGCATCCAGCATCGGACCTGCTTTCACTATACTGAGTGGTTTTTCATATGGACTTTTGAGCTGCTTCCCAGCACTTTTAGGGATAGGTTTTTCAGCTTTGGTGGCTTATAAGCTGTGCGAGCCGATGGGAGCAAGCTATGCCATGTTTGGCATAAGCATGGCGGCTATAGGTATGCTATCTATTGTGGGAATGATCATTTCAAATGACGCTTTTGGTCCAATTGTTGACAATGCTCGTGGTTTGGTTGAAATGGCCAAGATGGGCGATGAGGCTCTAGTCGTCAGTGACGAGCTGGACGCAGCAGGTAACACAGCTAAGGCTATAACTAAAGGGTTTGCTATTGGTGCCGCGGGGCTTACCGTTATAGCTTTGCTTGGCGCTTATAGAGAGACGGTAATGAATGTGACAGGTTCGGATATTAGCTTTAATATAATGAATCCTCTGGTATTCTTTGGCATAATGGTTGGGCTGGCTGTGCCGGCTGTATTTTCTGCCATGTTGATGCTGGGCGTTGACCGAAACGCTGAGCGCATGGTAGCCGAGATCCATCGCCAGTTCGAGACCATACCCGGCCTTAAAGAGGGTAGGGAGGGCGTAAGGCCCGAATACGAGAAGTGCATAGATATAGCCACAATAGGTGCCATAAAAGAGCTGATTCCTGCAGGCTTAATGGCTATAGTGGTAACGCTCATAGTAGGCTTTATAGGCGGTATCCATGCTATTGGTGGATTCCTAACGGGTAATATCGTGTCAGGTTTGTTCCTAGCTTTACTCATGGCCAATTCCGGTGGTCTGTGGGATAACTCCAAGAAATACATTGAGACAGGTGTGTACGGCGGTAAGGGGTCTGATGCTCACAAGGCGGCTGTTATCGGTGACACCGTCGGAGACCCCTTCAAGGATACCGCAGGACCGTCGCTTAATACGCAGGTAACCGTTGTTTCCTTGATTTCCTCCCTGGCTGCTACTCTGTTCATAGCCTTCTCGTTATTCTGA
- a CDS encoding OadG-related small transporter subunit — MFEGIVHASELTKSLFLMVVGVAGVYTTLALFYLMVKILMKAFKNHDA; from the coding sequence ATGTTTGAAGGCATCGTACATGCGTCGGAGCTTACAAAATCGCTTTTTTTAATGGTAGTGGGTGTAGCAGGTGTTTATACTACTTTGGCGCTTTTCTATCTAATGGTAAAAATATTGATGAAGGCTTTTAAAAACCATGACGCTTAA
- a CDS encoding sodium ion-translocating decarboxylase subunit beta produces MDKLFVGFAHIGLPQIIMYAIGGFLIYLAIKKEYEPMLLLPIGFSTILVNLPLSSVLNYEGTPGVLKILFDAGIQTELFPVLIFIAVGAMIDFTPLLANPTMLFFGAAAQFGIFATTVIALLVGADSLKVASAIGIIGAADGPTAIFVASKFAKEYLGPITVAAYSYMSLVPIVQPPVIKLLTTKEERMIRMEYKDVKVPKSVKILFPIFVTVIAGIVAPISVPLVGLLMFGNLIRESGVLERLSKAAQNELANIVTILLGITIGSTMVAEKFLQPMTLVILLGGLGAFIFDTAGGVLFAKFLNLFLKKKVNPMVGAAGISAFPMSARVIQRMAQKEDPTNFILMHAVSANVAGQLGSIIAGGLILALVPLLAG; encoded by the coding sequence ATGGATAAGCTGTTTGTGGGGTTTGCTCATATAGGTTTACCGCAAATTATAATGTATGCAATAGGCGGTTTCCTGATATATCTTGCAATTAAGAAGGAATATGAACCTATGCTTTTGTTGCCCATAGGCTTCAGCACCATATTGGTGAATTTACCCCTTTCATCGGTTTTAAATTATGAAGGTACACCAGGGGTGCTAAAGATATTGTTTGATGCCGGTATTCAAACCGAGCTTTTCCCAGTGCTCATTTTCATTGCAGTTGGAGCCATGATCGATTTTACCCCTCTCCTTGCTAATCCCACGATGTTATTCTTTGGAGCTGCAGCCCAATTTGGCATATTTGCTACAACTGTCATTGCGCTGCTGGTTGGGGCTGACAGCCTCAAAGTTGCTTCAGCTATAGGAATTATAGGAGCTGCTGATGGTCCCACAGCCATATTTGTAGCCAGCAAGTTTGCCAAGGAATACCTTGGTCCTATCACTGTAGCGGCGTACTCTTACATGTCTCTTGTTCCCATTGTTCAACCCCCTGTAATTAAGCTGTTGACTACAAAAGAGGAACGCATGATTAGGATGGAATACAAGGACGTCAAGGTGCCCAAATCTGTCAAGATTTTGTTCCCCATATTCGTTACAGTTATTGCAGGAATTGTAGCGCCTATAAGCGTGCCGCTCGTAGGCCTTCTAATGTTTGGCAACCTGATAAGGGAATCGGGGGTTCTGGAGAGGCTTTCAAAGGCGGCACAAAATGAACTAGCGAATATTGTGACGATACTTCTTGGAATTACCATTGGCTCGACCATGGTGGCCGAAAAATTTTTGCAGCCCATGACTTTGGTTATCCTTTTAGGTGGGTTGGGAGCTTTTATATTTGATACAGCAGGTGGTGTGCTGTTTGCTAAATTTTTAAATCTTTTCCTCAAGAAGAAGGTTAACCCCATGGTAGGAGCAGCCGGTATATCGGCCTTTCCGATGTCTGCACGAGTCATCCAGAGGATGGCTCAAAAAGAGGACCCTACCAATTTTATTCTTATGCATGCGGTGAGCGCTAACGTAGCAGGTCAGCTAGGTTCTATTATAGCAGGAGGCTTGATTTTAGCATTGGTGCCGCTTTTGGCGGGTTGA